One segment of Vulpes vulpes isolate BD-2025 unplaced genomic scaffold, VulVul3 u000000652, whole genome shotgun sequence DNA contains the following:
- the LOC112910704 gene encoding olfactory receptor 6C6-like has translation MKNHSTEIEFILIRLTDDPQLQVVIFVFLFLNYTLSLMGNLTIILLTLLDPHLKMPMYFFLRNFSFLEIIFTKVCIPRHLKTIVTKEKNISYNNCVAQLFFIFLLGVAEFYLLAAMSYDRYVAICKPLHYPIIINSRVCYWLVLSSWLTGFLIIFPPLLMGLKLDFSASKAIDHFMCETSPILQISCTDTHVLELMSFIFAVVTLVVTLVLVVLSYTCIMKTIMKFPSAQQRTKAFSTCTSHMIVVSMTYGSCIFMYIKPSAKERVTVSKDVALLYTSIAPLLNPFIYTLRNQQVKEIFWDMLQKRLCFSKKTIPAHTSGGNPALASG, from the exons atgaaaaacCATTCAACGGAAATAGAGTTTATTCTCATAAGACTGACGGATGACCCACAATTGCAAGttgtgatttttgtgtttttatttcttaattacacattgagcctgatggggaacttaACCATTATCCTCCTCACTCTGCTGGATCCTCACCTCAAGATGCCAATGTATTTCTTTCTCcgtaatttctcatttttagaaatcatattCACAAAGGTATGTATTCCCAGACACTTGAAAACCATAgtgactaaagaaaaaaacatttcatataaTAACTGTGTggctcaattattttttatttttttactgggaGTTGCAGAGTTTTACCTTCTGGCTGCTATGTCCTATGACCGCTATGTTGCCATCTGTAAACCCTTGCATTACCCAATCATTATAAACAGCAGAGTGTGCTATTGGCTTGTACTTTCTTCCTGGCTGACTGGGTTCCTAATCATCTTTCCCCCATTGCTCATGGGACTCAAGCTGGATTTCTCTGCTTCCAAAGCGATTGATCACTTTATGTGTGAAACTTCCCCCATCCTGCAGATATCCTGCACAGACACACATGTCCTAGAATTGATGTCTTTTATCTTCGCTGTGGTGACACTTGTGGTCACATTGGTGTTAGTGGTTCTCTCCTACACTTGCATCATGAAGACCATTATGAAATtcccttctgcacagcaaaggaccaAAGCTTTTTCCACCTGTACTTCCCATATGATTGTTGTCTCCATGACATATGGGAGCTGTATCTTTATGTATATTAAGCCATCTGCCAAAGAAAGGGTGACTGTATCCAAAGATGTAGCTTTGCTGTATACCTCAATTGCCCCTTTACTAAATCCCTTCATTTATACCCTAAGGAACCAGCAGGTGAAAGAAATCTTTTGGGATATGTTACAAAAAAGgttgtgtttttcaaaaaaaactaTT cccGCCCACACGTCCGGCGGGAATCCTGCTTTGGCCTCTGGCTAG